GTATCCCAGACCTTGATGGTTTTATCCGCACTGCCATTGACCAGTACTTGCCCATCGGGACTCCAGGCCAACGATGTGACTTCACCCGTATGGCTGAGGGTCGTACGCAATGCTCCGCTGCTTGCATCCCACAACTTGATAGTTCCATCCCAACTGCCGCTGGCCAGGGTCGTGCCATCCCGGCTCCAGGCCAACGCTGTCACTCCGGCGGAGTGATTGAGCGTAGAAAACAATTCGCTGCCGTTTCCATTCCAGAGTTTGATGGTCCCATTCCAACTCCCGCTCGCCAAGATCTTACCGTCCGGACTCCAGGCTAACGCATAAACGTAGCTGTCATGATTCAAAATCCGCAGCAGTTGCCCGCTCTGCGCATTCCAGAGCTTGACAGTCCGGTCCAAGCTCGCGCTGGCAACTATTGTGCCGTCAGGACTCCATGCCACCGATTCTACGGTGCTGATATGGGCTGGGAGCGCCCGCAAAGATGGGCTACGGTCCACCGGCAGTGTCACGGTAGGCGCTGCTGCTGGAGCAGGCTTAACGGTTGGCGAGTGGTCAGTGGCAAGCAGGGCAGAAGTGAGAAGCGCGATTAACGCAAAGGCACCATATCCCGCAATGAAGCCCATGCGAAGTCTTCCAAAGTCTTTGGTAATCCATACAACACCGATTCCGATCATGAACAGGCCAAACGCTGAAACATCCATGGCCTGGGGAACAATCATACCGGCGGCAATGATAAGCACAAGTATTGTGTAGTTGATGCCCAAAGGCTTGGGCCATCGTGGACGGTACGTAACCAGCCATCGCGCCACGCCCGCGCAGAGCGCAACCAAGCCATAGAGAATGCGCCGTTTCCAATCGTCAGTAGCTAAACAGGCGATACTGAAGCCGGAAGTTAAAGCTGTCAGAAGCCATTTGTTTCCCCTTTGCGTTAGCGGGAAATAAGTCGGAGTGCGCAGGCGCGGCTGTGGGGCCAGTGGTGATGGAGGGGTATGGTGTGCATAAGATACAGCGTACGTGTATTGCACCCGGCGCCCAGCCGGCCTGGCTTGAGTCTGCTTGGTGTAGATGTGCCTTCGGTGGGCCTGTGGACGGGGTTGCAAGTGTTGCCCGCTTTGTACGGCCTGGGCGGAAGGAAACGGATCGCGTCCTCCCAACTGTTTAGTTCGTTCACACCACGGGCAGCTTGTCAGATGCTTGCCGTAACGGTGCTGGATATTAATATGGCACGGAATCAGGGCAGCTTCGGCTTCTTCCAGCGCATTTTGCCATGCCTGCGCATCCGGTCTGGCGGCGGGATTGCGGTGTCCGTCTTCAAAGCAGCGAATAAACAAATGCTGCAGCAATGGGTACAAAATGTTGAACGGCGGAGAAACCGGCATGGGCCGGTAAGGCACCATGTTTTTCGACGAGTAGGGGAAGTGTCCCAAGCGAATGCGCTCTTCATAAGGCGGCGCATCACCAGAACCCAGATAGATGCCGGCAAAGGGATGCGTTCCCTCCATCAGAAGCTGAAAGAGGATGATGGCCAAGCCAAAGCAATCATGCTGGCTGGTGCGGTCCACGGTTGAGAGATCGCAGTTTTGCAGCTCGGGTGGGGTGTACTCGGCTGTTCCCACCGGGCAACGGTAGACGCGGTTACCCTCGGGATCATGCACCTGAAAAGAATCGGTATCCACCAGCGTGACCAGGGCACGCTGAGAGGCGAGTATGTTGCGGCTGTTAACGTCGGCAACCAGATCGCCGGCTTTGTGTACTGCGACAAAAGCTGCAGCAAGATTGCGGGCAGTTTGATGCAGGTAATACCAGCTGAACAGCGGGCAGGATTGCCGCCTGCCTCCAGGATTGTAGAAGTTGACGATGGGAATCAGGTCGCTGACCCGGCGCATGAGAAACCCAACCACCTGGCCGCGCCGGTCAACGTCGCGCAGCAAGTCGATGGGCCAGGCGACGGAAACGTGTCCATGTGAAGCCATGGGATCATCAAGAGGATGGGCCACCATGCAGGTCAGCTTGCGTGCCCGCTCCTGGTTGGGCTCGTGGTAGATCTTGGCGAGAAGCGAAAAATCCTGAGGAACAGGATAGATGCAGCCTTCGCCACCACAGGTCAGTGCCGAGGCCCTACTGAAGCTGAGCGGCCTGCCGCTACTTGCCCGTTGCAGACGCATTGCAATAAATCCTCAAGCCAGCTTGCCACAGGTTGCCAACAGCAGCGTAAGGTCGTCATCGGCCCGTCCGGTGATGCGGGGTGAGCGTAAGAATGAAGTCAGTTGCTCCTGCGCTTCCGCCTCATCGGTCGAGCTCTTCACGAAACGGAACAACGGAGAAAAGAAAGGAATGTGGGCCTGATAGGGCTGCATATCCAGCGCCAGCAACTGCAGGCCGTCAGAAAACAGAGCCAGACTTTGCGGCCGGCCTTGCCAAACGATGATTTGCGCACAGGAAAGATATTCCGCCGATGTCAGGAAGTTGGTCTCATTGACGAATTCTCCGCGCTGCGGTTTGGTCAGCGCCAGAATCTGCTCTTGATTGTCTTCGATCACAGCGGCGCCGTCGCCCACTTGCGCGGCGGCGGCAAAATCCGGGCCAGCTACTA
The DNA window shown above is from Terriglobales bacterium and carries:
- a CDS encoding PP2C family serine/threonine-protein phosphatase encodes the protein MPIGPWRVLGASVQGTSHQQSGQPCQDAHSWRVLPGGILVAAVADGAGSAPLSEIGARTAADAAVQAASSSITALSITALPKFEEQQGKKLLSLALEAARAAVEQAAAKENHPVADLASTLILVVAGPDFAAAAQVGDGAAVIEDNQEQILALTKPQRGEFVNETNFLTSAEYLSCAQIIVWQGRPQSLALFSDGLQLLALDMQPYQAHIPFFSPLFRFVKSSTDEAEAQEQLTSFLRSPRITGRADDDLTLLLATCGKLA